In a genomic window of uncultured Sphaerochaeta sp.:
- a CDS encoding ABC transporter substrate-binding protein: MHNTSFRQLLILLMLTFSVSLPKLAALPISEKQLEPETTVQRIVSLSPNVTETLYALGAGNLLVGRSDYCNYPEQALALPSIGTLYNPSLEKLLSLEPTLVISSAFVSDELLASITQAGIEVLSLHTDQNMQGTYQLIRAIAEAVEKQKEAELLILSMQNEIRSVYIEAQHKPKISVYVALDFVSFDATATGDTFLGEMIELAGGTNIAKDATNWTYSKELLMHHDPEVILLSPRWGESGEQTLAEFTSTKPYADLHGDIRIFDADIISRQGPRTAEALKQLYALIHQESEE; this comes from the coding sequence ATGCACAACACATCATTTCGACAACTTCTGATCCTGCTCATGTTGACCTTCAGCGTCTCACTTCCCAAATTGGCAGCTCTTCCGATTTCGGAAAAGCAATTAGAGCCTGAAACAACGGTACAGAGAATTGTCAGTCTCTCCCCCAATGTGACCGAAACCCTGTATGCACTTGGTGCCGGGAATCTTCTGGTAGGGAGAAGCGATTACTGCAACTATCCCGAGCAAGCCCTGGCCCTTCCCTCAATCGGAACGCTGTACAATCCCAGTCTTGAGAAACTGCTCTCACTCGAGCCCACCCTGGTGATCAGCAGTGCATTTGTCAGTGATGAGCTTCTTGCCTCAATCACCCAGGCCGGCATCGAGGTGCTCTCCTTGCATACGGACCAGAATATGCAGGGAACCTATCAGCTGATCCGTGCGATTGCAGAAGCAGTAGAAAAGCAGAAAGAGGCTGAACTGCTCATTCTCTCCATGCAGAATGAGATTCGCTCCGTCTATATCGAAGCGCAGCACAAACCGAAAATAAGTGTGTATGTTGCGCTCGATTTCGTCTCGTTTGACGCTACTGCAACCGGTGATACCTTCCTCGGGGAGATGATTGAACTTGCAGGGGGAACCAATATTGCCAAGGATGCCACCAATTGGACCTACAGCAAGGAACTTCTGATGCATCATGACCCAGAGGTGATACTGCTCAGCCCGCGATGGGGTGAGAGTGGGGAGCAGACGCTTGCCGAATTCACATCCACCAAACCGTACGCTGATTTGCATGGGGATATCCGCATCTTTGATGCAGACATCATCAGCCGACAGGGGCCACGCACAGCAGAAGCTCTCAAGCAACTCTATGCTTTGATCCATCAGGAGAGCGAAGAATGA
- a CDS encoding ABC transporter ATP-binding protein — translation MPDIRFEQVSFAYDQNRVFDKLTIQLPTGSFIALTGPNGSGKSTLLKFLFRQLKPESGAVYLGDLDVAHLSQRDLARKLGFVAQNGKLDYAFSVEEAVQMGRFAYGGADEQNQAEKAMRVCDIWDLRHKLVTELSGGEMQRVFLARALCQNGTLLLFDEPVNHLDVRHQRAMMELLTSLVSQGYTVVCVLHDLLLVQVYSQIALVLKKGEVVSFGPTLEVFNAHLLEDVYHIKAHQVYDPTLGRSLWMPTWKEHHENA, via the coding sequence ATGCCTGATATCCGTTTTGAACAGGTAAGTTTCGCCTACGACCAGAACAGGGTGTTCGACAAACTCACTATCCAATTGCCCACCGGCTCATTCATTGCCCTCACCGGGCCGAACGGAAGTGGGAAATCAACGTTGCTGAAATTCCTCTTTCGCCAACTCAAGCCCGAATCTGGGGCGGTATATCTGGGAGACCTCGACGTTGCACACCTCTCCCAGCGGGATTTGGCCCGCAAGCTTGGCTTCGTTGCACAGAACGGGAAACTTGATTATGCCTTCAGTGTAGAAGAAGCGGTGCAGATGGGGAGGTTTGCCTACGGGGGAGCGGATGAGCAGAACCAGGCCGAAAAGGCAATGCGTGTGTGCGACATCTGGGACCTCAGGCACAAGTTGGTGACTGAACTCAGTGGGGGGGAGATGCAACGGGTGTTTCTTGCACGGGCGTTGTGCCAGAATGGCACCTTGCTGTTGTTTGACGAACCGGTGAACCATCTGGATGTCCGGCACCAGAGAGCGATGATGGAGCTGCTGACTTCCCTGGTTTCCCAAGGGTATACGGTTGTCTGTGTCCTGCACGACTTGCTGTTGGTCCAGGTGTACAGCCAGATTGCGTTGGTGCTCAAGAAAGGGGAAGTGGTCTCCTTTGGACCGACCCTTGAGGTGTTCAATGCACATCTGCTTGAGGATGTCTATCATATCAAGGCACATCAGGTGTATGACCCTACCCTCGGTCGCTCGTTGTGGATGCCGACCTGGAAAGAACACCATGAAAACGCATAG
- a CDS encoding iron ABC transporter permease, which yields MKRTLVPTLLISSFILMVLSLTLGPSHITLSDTLQVLLGNGKRANQAYIILQLRLPRILGSFFCGATLGVAGAVFQASLHNSMADPFILGISSGASFGVALALFLGLAPLFGFPLSALAGALTTTILIVTLSSRRRGSSTTLLLTGVGVNYILSSAMTLLMFLHKEQYQRILFWTLGSFSSSTYNQVMIIGTAFLLMYAVLRVSHQTMDMLLLDESSARAGGLSVSKVRTSFLLLSSFATALCVAYFGVIGFIGLMAPHVSRLIVGPKHAKLLAPSALFGGLLLLASDTLSRILLPSGELPVGIITSLIGVPLFIHLLRKGRYLYA from the coding sequence ATGAAGCGCACGCTGGTGCCTACCCTTCTGATTTCCAGCTTCATCCTGATGGTGCTCTCCCTCACGCTCGGCCCCTCACACATCACGCTTTCCGACACTCTCCAAGTATTGCTGGGCAACGGGAAACGGGCCAACCAAGCATACATCATTCTGCAACTGAGACTTCCACGCATCCTTGGCTCGTTTTTCTGCGGTGCAACGCTCGGAGTAGCAGGTGCTGTCTTTCAGGCATCCTTGCACAACAGCATGGCTGACCCCTTCATTCTGGGAATCAGCAGCGGAGCCTCCTTTGGAGTGGCACTCGCCCTCTTTCTGGGGCTTGCTCCCCTCTTTGGCTTTCCCCTCAGCGCACTTGCAGGAGCTTTGACCACCACCATCCTGATCGTAACCTTATCTTCACGGAGACGGGGCAGCAGCACAACACTTTTGCTTACCGGGGTAGGTGTGAACTACATTCTCTCTTCTGCCATGACGCTTCTGATGTTTCTGCACAAGGAGCAGTACCAGAGGATTCTCTTCTGGACGCTCGGTAGCTTCTCTTCCAGCACGTACAATCAGGTGATGATCATCGGCACTGCATTTCTTTTGATGTACGCTGTGCTTCGCGTATCCCACCAGACCATGGACATGCTGCTGCTCGATGAGAGCTCTGCACGCGCAGGGGGGCTTTCCGTATCCAAGGTACGCACCTCATTTCTGTTGCTCTCCTCCTTTGCCACCGCACTCTGCGTTGCCTACTTCGGCGTCATCGGGTTCATCGGTTTGATGGCACCCCATGTCAGCCGCCTCATCGTAGGTCCCAAGCATGCAAAATTGCTTGCTCCCTCAGCCCTCTTCGGGGGTCTTTTGCTGCTTGCAAGCGACACCCTTTCCAGGATCCTGCTTCCTTCGGGAGAACTTCCGGTAGGAATCATCACCAGCCTGATCGGGGTTCCCCTGTTCATTCACCTTCTCAGGAAAGGCAGGTACCTGTATGCCTGA
- the rnhA gene encoding ribonuclease HI gives MDYTQIEIYTDGGCIGNPGKGGWAYVLKADGTFEKEASGSDPATTNNRMELTAVIEALKACQTLGAKRIVINTDSQYVKNGITAWIKKWKVNGWRTAAKDPVKNKEYWIELDRLNALLPVSWNWVKGHAGIEGNERCDQLVRQAMDSIT, from the coding sequence ATGGATTATACACAAATAGAGATCTATACCGATGGGGGTTGCATCGGCAATCCGGGTAAGGGCGGATGGGCATATGTACTGAAGGCGGATGGAACATTCGAGAAAGAGGCCAGTGGCTCAGATCCTGCCACCACCAACAATCGTATGGAGCTGACTGCCGTCATAGAGGCGTTGAAAGCTTGCCAAACTCTTGGTGCCAAACGGATTGTCATCAACACCGACAGCCAATACGTGAAAAACGGCATCACCGCATGGATCAAGAAATGGAAAGTCAATGGTTGGCGGACAGCCGCAAAGGACCCGGTCAAGAACAAGGAGTACTGGATTGAACTGGATCGTCTGAATGCCCTGCTTCCGGTAAGCTGGAACTGGGTGAAAGGCCATGCAGGCATTGAAGGCAATGAGCGATGCGACCAGTTGGTACGCCAGGCAATGGACAGCATCACATGA